The genomic stretch CAAATacaagagagaataaaataaattatgataaaattTATCATCAAACTTATAAGTTGGTATAATACAGTGGTTTCTCTTCTTTTCGTTATTTTATACCGAACTTATAAATATACTTTATTTTTagagaccatccactacgcgtcccgcgccgggctcgcgtttcgtcccggagggacgggtCCTCCGCGGGACCCGTTGCAACGATCATCACGTCCCGAgcccgcgcccgtctcgtcccgtagcccgtagaCGCGAGACACGGGACGCGCCGTCCCGCCACGCTCCCGGGAGACGTGTCGCGCGCCCGTTGCTTGcgtggcccgcgagtgggcgtcgtcacggatgacgcaataattcattttttaaaaaaaaattcgaattttaataaataaataaaataattttcaaacggtaatattaccgttaattttttattttccttttttaaattttttttactctataaataatcatatttcatagagttgtaatgttgttttaattttaaattatgtcatttttattttttagaattttaattatgtattttttccttttttttaagtttaagttgtaatgttgttttaattttaatgaattgtttttgtttaaattgaattgggttggaaaaaaaataaaaaatgaaattgaatgaatagtaattaagggacggaataagggacggagcgttgcaggttccgtcccttagttaagggatggaggaaaaaaggacagtgggaccctcaaatagtggtcaaatagtagttaagggacggtataaagacagcgtagtggatggcctgACAAATTTCCATACCAACACCgtactgaatttttttttttttttctctaatttctTCAAAGTAACACCGTACTGAAATTTGGTATACCTGACTTTCAACATTAATGAAAATAGAATTTGATGAAAATAGAATATGTgagtttttataatattatttatatttttaaatttaaaaatataatatatattttatattaattatatttgtatatcacaatatattttataatttaaaataaataaaatattaaatttatattttacgttatataccttaatttactgtatataccgaatttcgatATGCCACGGTATACGACgctatatgaaaattcatacggTTATCTTGCCGAAAACtttcggtattttttcccaACCCTAGTTGGGAGCACGACAAGGTGTACTCTTTTTCCTTTAATCGTGTCACCCCTtccctttatttattttctcttttattttccccCGCTTTAATGATACTCtatccgtccgcgaataggagtctcgtttttctattttggtccgtccgcgaatatgaATCCCagttcataattactataagagtgaactacataaatgatacttgatctttcactttcgcacaaaATTGGTACCcggtctttattttatatcgtttttggtacctataaatcacattttttgtaCCTGATGCAATTTTCATCCCAAAATTGCTCTCTaaacaaatactccatccgtccaagtttcttgagtcgtattcttttttagGTTGTCctaagttacttgagtcatttctcatattccattaatttttgtctacctaacttttcttaacatttcttaaaacacgtgtcaGAATGAAAAtgttcttaacatttcttaaaacacgtgtcaGAATGAAAATGGACTCCTATTCATGGACCGAGGGAGTGCAATTAATCCCACTAAAATTTAGTTACTATCTAAATAAGCTTATCctcagtggcggacgcagaaaaattTATTGGCATGGGCTAGATTGAATAATTTTAGACAATGCGAAAGTTATTTTTATTcagtttttagttattttagtaaGGATGACttaaaatgatctaaaaattatccctatgttcttaaaatccaaatttttaaaaatgaacttATAACGAACTAAAAATTACTCCCACGTTATCTAAAAATGACAGTTCCTCGCTGGACACTACATTTTCTATTGATTAAAAACGCTACAAGATATGTACGTTACGAATCATTGAAAAAACTCATTAAATATACGCAATGAAAAATCTTTTAGTATAAAagatatggagtaatatataacaaatagattaaattttatattaattcaaTGGACTAATGAAAAACGAAATATCTTTTAGTTTTGACCATTTTTGTGAAAGTACTTCCTAAATTTCTAATCGAAACAAATTGAGGATGACACtcttattaatattaaaaataaataacttgTTATATAAGAGATTAAAACATCTAACAAGTAATAAGCCGTTTAAATATAAATGCACTCCATTGAgtaaacaaattttaaatcttttaataattatttcatCAAGTTTAATTGATAAAACTATTAGTGTAAGAAATTAGAATGCTAGATGAACGTGTCTAACACGCGAGGGAAATAGCGTGAAAAAGGCTTAAGAATTTtcttaaataataattttatactccaattaagtaaatttggtttgcttcttcttcatcaaacgATTGACAGCCATTGTTGAGAGTTGATACTTCTCATTctctaatttcaaatttcagcCCCTTCCAACTAATCACTTTTCAATAATTTAATCTTTAATGACACATTTTGGCAGGGGCTAAACATGATTTTCAACCAATCTGGAAATAACAGTAGtagaaaaaatgattaaaaatatcttttgggaggggcttaagccccttaGCCATTCTTCGTGTGTCCGCCAATGCTTATCCTCTCATAATAATTTATGGTCTAAATTAGCTTTATAACTTAAAATTCATGCAAATATTAGGAAactttttaatactattatatttttaatgttcTCGTTATTTGGAAAAAGATTCAGTAAATATTTCGAACTTTTTAAATGCTTTAATTGTGTGTTTACACtagtatagtagtattatttttaatactcTCTACATAGAAGGTTAATTagttaaaagtttaaaattttcattatgCTTTTCTTTACTCTAAAAATGAACTATTATCAATTACGAAAGTCAGCTTTTAGGtttaagaaggaaaaagtaaATACAAGGAGTAACAATTTTTAACAAAGATTCAAGTCAATTATAGAggattttttgtgtggaaattaatttttttaaaattatacttCTTATAATTTGTTTCCAATTTTAATGTTACAACATAAAACACTTTTTCTCaactataatttattaaaatattaaaataattatttagatTTGGccattatcttttgaatcatatcataaattaatatGCATTTGAagtgattatttataattttaatttttccatCCAAAGATTTTtccataatattttattttagaagtACATAAATAAAGGCAAAATAAAAGGTTGGAAATTAGTTAATCTatatacaattttaaaaatagaatattatCAAAAAGATAATTCTTACATTTCACATGAAgcttttataaattatattgtaaaactttactccatccgtcccataaaaataaggactTTGGAtatggcatgagttttaatgcaaaattagtaaagtaagagagatgtattataaaaagaaaaagtaattgaacTTACCTTataataagagagaaaaaggtaAAAAAGAAGCTATTTTTTTGAacgaataaaaaaaacatttttatgaaatggatgaagtatttaatttaACAGATATCCATCTAGTAATACTAGCATATTGACGGTGGGGATCAGCTAACGGTGGGGATCAGCTAAGGCATAAGCTAAGCCATCACATAATACATAATGAAAAATAGACATGtggaatatatttataaaactaaataaaagacttaaagtATAAATAAGTATAATGCATCTTATGCTACACCAATATTAATTAGACACATGGACAATCTTTAATATTGACTAAAGAGGATTAAAACTAAAACCTAACCTACCTTTACATAAGATTTCACCGTATTCATCTCTTTTGGCGTAGAACCAAATTTTTAATCCGTCGCTGCAATCGCCGTTGTTTTATGTCGATATCAAAAGGTAATAACTTTCAACTAATGTTTATCACTTTGAATAAAACAATTTTAGACTAGTTCTTTTGTCTCAATATATGGATTTTGCTAAAAATCTTTGAAGCTAATTTATAAAACCATCAGGGGAGCAACTCATAAAATATACAGTAGTATAATACAAATAGTACAGTAACTATTTACATTATTTGAGTTGTAACAGGATTGGATTATTAGCACATGTCTTCAAAACTTTAATgacataacaaaataaaattagatacATATTTATGTTGTCTAGCTTTTAACGTTGTAATGGAACTACTATCTCAAAGAAATTAACATGGAGTAAAAGAAATAGCTATTGAATATACGATTTTTTCTTTTGCAGATATGGATGACAATGTATTAGAAGACCATATTCCTAAGATAGGAATGGAGTTTGAAACAGAAGTTGAGGCATATGATTTCTATATGAAATATGCTAAGGTAACAGGTTTCGGAACTCGAAAACTATCTGCTCACAGAGATCGAATTACGGGCAACATCTTGGACATTAGTTTTTGCTGTTGCAGGGAAGGTTTTAGAGCAACAAACAATAGATGTGTTACAATTAAGAATCCTCGTCCTGAAATTAGGTGTGGATGTAAGGCTTTGATGAAAATCAATTGTAGGTATAGTGGAAAGTTTCGGATTGTGAAGTTTGTCGAGGAACACAACCATGATTTGTGTGATCCGGAAAAATCTTACATGTTTAGATGTTTTAGACAAATGTCTAATATTCAGCAAACACAAGTTGATGTTGCTCAGAGTTGTGGGTTGGCTCCAAAGAAAATAATAGATGTAATGGCAAAGGAAGCAGGCGGAATACAACATCTTGGTTTTACTCATATTGATTTGAAGAACTATTTGAGAACTAAGAGGACTTTGGAGATtaaacaaggagatagtggaggTGTTTTACAGTATTTACAGAGGATGATAAGTGAAGATCCACATTTTTACTATGCTATTCAATTGGATGTGGAAGATTTAATTACCAATATATTTTGGACCGATGGTAGAATGATACAAGATTTTGGTCATTTTGGTGATGTTGTTTGCTTCGATACTACATATAGAAAACATCGAGATGGCGGACCAATTGCTTTGTTCGTCGGTGTAAATCATCATAAACAAACAACTGTGTTTGGTGCAGCATTATTGTACGACGAAACAATTGAAACCTTTGAATGGTTGTTTGATGCATTTGAAGATGCTATGATGGGAAAACGACCAAAAACCATTTTAACGGATCAAGATCAAGCAATGAGCTCTGCTTTAGCTTCCAAGTGGCCATCAACTTACCATCGCTTGTGTGTTTGGCATATTTTTCAGAATGCAGCAATTCATCTTTCCAATGTTTTTGCGAGTTTCAAGAACACCTTTGCAGCTGATTTTAGTCATTGTGTGTACGACTTTGAAGAAGAATCAGAATTCCTTGATGCATGGAATGAAATGTTGGAGAAATACAACCTACAAGATAATCAATGGTTGAAGAGAATGTTTTCTCTAAGAGAAAAATGGGCATTGGTTTATGGAAGAAATACATTTTGTGCTGATATGGTTTCTACTCAACGAAGTGAGTGCATGAATGTTGTTGTGAAGCATTATGTAAATTACAAAAACAATATTGTCGAGGTGTTCCATCATTTTCAAAGGTTGATAGATGATCGTCGTGAGAAAGAGTCGCCAGAAGATTTCAAGAATGCTCAAAGTTCTCCTGTTATGACATTTCCATTAGAAATATTGAAGCATGCGGCTACCGTATATACACATAAGATATTTGCATTGTTTAGTGAGGAGTTGAGGAAGACAATTGAAAGCAAGATTGAAGGTGAGAGTCAACTTGAAACTTCTGTGATATATAAGGTCAGACCATTTCATCGGGCTAATGAACATATGGTCACATATGATTCCATTGAAGGTTCCATTTTTTGCAGCTGTAGAAAGTTTGAATTCTCAGGTATTTTATGCTCACATAGTCTAAAAATCTTAACATTTATGAATGTTGTTCAAATACCCGATAAATATATCTTAAAGCGATGGACCAAACATGCAAAGGGTGGAACATCAAGAGTTTGTGATGTAGGAGTTGTCACTGTTGatgaaaaaataagaaagaagcAGCGGTATAGAGAGTTGTGTAACTCTTTCATGCGTGTGGAAATAAAAGCAGCTGAGAGTGAAGATAGCTACACTTCTGCTTTAGATTGTCTCTTGAAAATGGAAAACAGTGTGGATGGAATGATAGGGAAGGCAAATAATGTGACAATTGAGGCAAAGGACGGAGATGTTGTAGTTGATGATGAAACCAATGAAAGTCAAATTAAAGGCTTGAAACCTAAAGGGAGAGTTACATATCATTCATGTAAGAGGCCGAAAAATGCTTTGGAACAGGCTATTAGTAGAAAACGAAAACCAAAGCCAAAAGAAACAAAGAGTGGTTCGTAACATGCTTCTTCTACGCAGGAATCTGAAGAGACTACACTCATTAATGAAGACTACTGGAACGTGACATACAGTGCTTTTGATCCTCAAAGAACATCATAATTTTAGTCTAGCAATGCTGCAAGTCAGCCATCAATGAAGAGCAAGTCATTTTATTTTGGCGTTGTTGCAAAGGATAAATTTTATTTGATCTTTTCTGTTTGGCAGACTTGTGATAAGTTTTGATTAAGATTTTTGTGggagtttcatttttaatttaagagTTGCATTCTGATATTATCAATTTACCTCTACATGATTGTGTTTGACTCATTTATTCTATTGTTTTAACTACTTTTATTGTGTTGATAGGAACATTCTGTTTGGGGTGTTAATATTTGCAGCTTCTCATTCTGATAAATGATTTTTTCTTGATATCAATCTGATTTCTTTCTACAGATCAAATAGCATGATTTAGGTTTTATTATTGAATGGATGGAGTTGAGTTAGCAGTTCAGTGTTTGGCAAATCTGTTTGAGGTGTTAATATTTGCAGCTTCTCATTACTAAATACGATTTCATATTTACCTCTTAAAACATACCActagtattaaaaaaaacagTAGCAGCAGATGATAAAAAAAGACATTAATTACATGGAATTAAAAAAGTATGTATAAAACCgtgggagaaggaaaattcAACATCTTAACCACAAATACTTGGAATTGGCGTTAAATGAAGGGGTTTTCTAACTAAAATAGTGAACGGATGTTAGTTTTAATCCTCTTTAGTCAATATTAAAGATTGTCCATGTGTCTAATTAATATTGGTGTAGCATAAGATGCATTATACTTATTTATactttaagtcttttatttgttttataaatatattccaCATGTCTATTTTTCATTAGTGTATTATGTGGTGGCTTAGCTTATGCCTTAGCTGATCCCCACCGGCATACTGATAActaaattttgattaaaatttCGTTTAACTGTTTCCCAAAAAgggaataaataaaatgaaaaaatgtgatgGGAAGTTGAGAACTATATTTGACTGATTTTTGTACAAATAGAGATGGAACGACACCGTTTGGTGCACAGCACAGTTCCCATACCCGTACAAATACAATATAAATCCTCTTCATCGCACCGCTGAATTTCAGAAGCTAATTTCGCAATGTTACGCAGGTATCAACGTGATTCACTCCATATATGAAACGaatgattgttttttttttgtattctgATTAATTTGATTGAATCAAgggtttttgtttttaattttcattctcGTTGTTAAATTTTGTTGGGCAACGATTTTGTAGGTCACTTACACTGCTCGCATCCCGTAATTCATTCAGTAGGCTTCCATTTCAAGCTACAACTCAGGTGTCCATTCAATTTTGTTGTATTAGTGTGCCTGTGTgtcaataattaataaaatatgattattgCTGATGTTTGTTTCTGCTGCATTATTATGAATTTTCTCGGAATCTGAATTTGCTTTAGGGTATTGACTAGGATAGAGAAATGATGCTATTTTAATAAACATAtcttttagtattatttttaatttggaaAGACACAGCAAATCTTTATGTTCTGGTAATGTTTTTTCAGTTTCTGATTGATGGTATATTGGTGGAATAGCTTTGATGCTATGTATGAGTGATGCATTAGTAAGAAATTGTAATGAGGTAAATGAATGGTTTTGTTTTGGTGAAGATTAGAAAGTAAAACATGAATTAGCACAAAAAGTGTAGATATCAGATTTCCTTGGCTTGCTACTTTCCTGAAGCTCCCTAGATGTATGTAGGGGGTGGGGGGTGTATGTCGGCATCTAAGTTACTAGTCTGATTGTTTAAGTTGTTTTCTTCTAAAAATTGGTGTAATATGCAGATACCTTCATACCTTTCTTCGAGAAGGGAATTTTCTGTTTCTCCGAAGAATGGACCAAAGAAGCTAGATCCAGGAAGCAACACCCCTGAACCTCAGAGCCGTGTACCAAAGATTCTCACTGGAGGTCTTGCGTTGGGCTCTGTCCTCCTGGCTGCGTACTATTATGGTGCTCTTGATGAGTACATTGGGAAACAAAAAGAAAGCATCAGGGAATACACCAACGCTGGGATTGGTGATAAGGCTACGGAGGCGTTTCCAGGACAAAAAGACACATACAATCCAGCTAGTGGGATGATTACTGTGAGTCCTGAGAACAGCTCAAGGCAATCAGGTGAATCAAGTCCCCTTGTGGATCATGGCAAACAAGATGCTGAAACACATGCAGAGCCACATGTTCCAGGAGACTCGATGAGAACTGAAGAAGAGAAAAGTTTTCAAGAAAAACGTGCTGCAGTTGAGACACTATTGAATGTCGATCATGTTGAAAGTGGCGATATTCCTAATGTTCCTCAAAGCAGCTCATTATCAGGTGATGAAACTGGTAAACCGGCTGAAGAAAGTGTTGATCTGAAGGGCCTGGGTTTGGGAGTTGATGAGCCAGAGCGCAAGGAAACCGAGACCACAACCACTTTTACTTCAGCTGATAATACTTCTGCAGACTCTGTTGTAACATCTGTACAAAGCAAGCCAACCACAACTGATGACATACAAGGGGTAAAATTTTAGTTTAGGCAATGTTCAATTTCTCTTgcattgttttcattttttgttttctggTGGATCATTCAAGATTTCTTGTGGTGCAACTTTTTCTAGGTTTTCCAGGATGGTATAGCACAAAAATCTGATTCACTCCTCGACGATTATCTATTAAAAGACAAATCTGAAGAATTTGCTTCATCTTCATCAAAAAATCATGAGGTTAATATCTGCTAAATAGTTATGAAGAAGATTTTAGTGTTGTACTTGTTTATTAAGCAATAACCTCATTGCTATCACAGAAGATGGATCTTTTAACAGATATACTTTTTACATCTGATATTGAACTATTGAAGGGCACTAGTTCCACAGTAGAAGATGCCCATGGTGGTTACATAACAAATGATGGGAACCTGATTATTGACTTCTTGCAAGCCATACATGCTGCTGAACAAAGGCAAGCAGAGATGGACGCTCGTTCTTTTGCCGAAGAAAAGAGAGCAATGAAGGTCAGgagacacacacacacgcacactcACTCATGTAGTTTATTGAAGTTTTACTTTTCAGTTGCATTGTGATAATGTCTCATTGGGAGGACTTCTTTTTAAATGTCATGACTTGAGTTGTATTTATACTTGTATATCATACTTTATGTTTCACATAACAAGTTCATCTACTCTTCAGGAGAAATATGAAAAGGAACTTAAGGACGCACGAGTCAGGGAACTCATGTATGCTGAGAGGGAAGCCATTTTGGATAAGGTTCAAACTTCTTCCTTTGGCTCCCAGTTGAATGTAATTCAGTGTGCCTGATGTCTTTTCTTATATCTTCATTGCTTCGTTTGTCACAATCAATCTGGtggaaaaattatactactagcATTTACCCCTCCTTTTTCTCATTCATTTTGCTCAAAGTAGTAAGCAAGTTTTACTCAGATCTCCCGATTCATTGTGTATGAATGCATGCATAAATTATTCCAGGTTTTTCACTTTTCTTTTAACTCATCTACTCTGTCCTCAATTTGCACCGGCCTCTGAGTGCTTAAAAAGTGTAATCTGTGTGTCATGATTTTACTCACATGTTGTGCTTGAAAATCAAAAGTAATTCACATCCGTAGTTAGCTGAGGAATACCTTGGAAAGAAACTGCTTCTGGAAGTGGAATATCTTCATTCCAGACCAGAAACATAATAGGGGGGCCAGAAAGATAATAGGGTTCTTTGTTCTGTTTGAAGCAAAATTAGTTATCTTGCCCCTGAAATTGTTCGTTATTGAAATATTCACAGGAATTAACAAAAGAACGGGTTAAAGCAGCTGCCACACTCAAATCTCTTCAAGAAACATTAGAAGAGCAACTCAAAACTGAACTTGAGCAGAAGGTATCAACGTAATGTTTTAGACAATACTCTATGAAATGTAATTTTTTCGACGATGTTGATCTACCGATTCAATTTCTGGAATTCTATGTGCAGGAAATGGAAGTGGAACAAAGACTGAAGGAAATGCAAGATATAGCCAAAGCTGAACTGGCTGCGGCAATTTCAAGTGAGAAGGCTTCCCAGATTGAGAAAATGGCTGAAGCCAATCTTCATGTATGATACTTGCTAATGTTGATTTCATTGTGAAGTCATTAAACCTCTACCAAAAACTTTCAATCATAAGTTAATGACCCTTCCCATTCTATGCAGATAAATGCGCTGTGCATGGCATTTTATGCGCGCTCTGAAGAAGCTCGCCAGAGTCACTCTGTGCACAAGCTTGCTCTGGTAAGTGTACACTTCCATATTAGCTATTACATGCTTCTAGATGTGACCCTGAATCTACTTTACTCTTAGCTTATTGGCCGTTATTTTCTTAGCTGAACATGAATCTAACTTGTCTTTCACCTCTTTGTTGTTCAATCAAGATAAAAGTAAACAGTTTTTTTATTAGAGCAAGTGTATGAGCTGGTATATCATAAGTCATGAAAAAAGCGAGAGAAGAAGTGAGTAAAACTGTAAAATAGCACTTAAAATCAAATGCAGTGTGTAACTATGCTTACAATGTTTTCCTATTCCTTAGAAGGTACAACATGTTTTGGGCTGACCACTGATATGATGTAACTCAGCCAACTGATTTCCTTTAATCACGCATGTCGCAGGGTGCACTGGCACTGGAGGATGCACTATCCAAAGGGTTGccaattaaaaaggaaatagagaCTGTCCGCGATCATCTTGAAGGCATTGACAAAGACTCACTTATACCTCTAGTTCTATCGTCACTTCCTGAAGACACTAAAAAATATGGAACAGATACCCTGTCCCAATTGAATCACAAGGTGTGTTTGTCTATTCAATGTTGATTTTACCCATTGCAGATGCTTTTATTGTAAATGCACCCAGCGTGTGTGCGCGCGGCATGGCTTCGAAGAAATTTACAGTGTATATCTCATATTTTTTGCAGTTTGATGCCATGAAGGGGACACTGAGGCACTTCAGTTTAATCCCACCTGGTGGCGGAGGGATATTGTCACACTCATTGGCTCAAGTTGCTTCTTGGTTAAAGGTG from Salvia splendens isolate huo1 chromosome 15, SspV2, whole genome shotgun sequence encodes the following:
- the LOC121766836 gene encoding protein FAR1-RELATED SEQUENCE 5-like, coding for MDDNVLEDHIPKIGMEFETEVEAYDFYMKYAKVTGFGTRKLSAHRDRITGNILDISFCCCREGFRATNNRCVTIKNPRPEIRCGCKALMKINCRYSGKFRIVKFVEEHNHDLCDPEKSYMFRCFRQMSNIQQTQVDVAQSCGLAPKKIIDVMAKEAGGIQHLGFTHIDLKNYLRTKRTLEIKQGDSGGVLQYLQRMISEDPHFYYAIQLDVEDLITNIFWTDGRMIQDFGHFGDVVCFDTTYRKHRDGGPIALFVGVNHHKQTTVFGAALLYDETIETFEWLFDAFEDAMMGKRPKTILTDQDQAMSSALASKWPSTYHRLCVWHIFQNAAIHLSNVFASFKNTFAADFSHCVYDFEEESEFLDAWNEMLEKYNLQDNQWLKRMFSLREKWALVYGRNTFCADMVSTQRSECMNVVVKHYVNYKNNIVEVFHHFQRLIDDRREKESPEDFKNAQSSPVMTFPLEILKHAATVYTHKIFALFSEELRKTIESKIEGESQLETSVIYKVRPFHRANEHMVTYDSIEGSIFCSCRKFEFSGILCSHSLKILTFMNVVQIPDKYILKRWTKHAKGGTSRVCDVGVVTVDEKIRKKQRYRELCNSFMRVEIKAAESEDSYTSALDCLLKMENSVDGMIGKANNVTIEAKDGDVVVDDETNESQIKGLKPKGRVTYHSCKRPKNALEQAISRKRKPKPKETKSGS
- the LOC121768531 gene encoding uncharacterized protein LOC121768531, coding for MLRRSLTLLASRNSFSRLPFQATTQIPSYLSSRREFSVSPKNGPKKLDPGSNTPEPQSRVPKILTGGLALGSVLLAAYYYGALDEYIGKQKESIREYTNAGIGDKATEAFPGQKDTYNPASGMITVSPENSSRQSGESSPLVDHGKQDAETHAEPHVPGDSMRTEEEKSFQEKRAAVETLLNVDHVESGDIPNVPQSSSLSGDETGKPAEESVDLKGLGLGVDEPERKETETTTTFTSADNTSADSVVTSVQSKPTTTDDIQGVFQDGIAQKSDSLLDDYLLKDKSEEFASSSSKNHEGTSSTVEDAHGGYITNDGNLIIDFLQAIHAAEQRQAEMDARSFAEEKRAMKEKYEKELKDARVRELMYAEREAILDKELTKERVKAAATLKSLQETLEEQLKTELEQKEMEVEQRLKEMQDIAKAELAAAISSEKASQIEKMAEANLHINALCMAFYARSEEARQSHSVHKLALGALALEDALSKGLPIKKEIETVRDHLEGIDKDSLIPLVLSSLPEDTKKYGTDTLSQLNHKFDAMKGTLRHFSLIPPGGGGILSHSLAQVASWLKVKEVDQLGEGVESVITRVEILLAQGKLCEAADTLENGVRGSQAAEVVTDWVRRARDRAITEQALTVLQSYATSISLT